One Triticum dicoccoides isolate Atlit2015 ecotype Zavitan chromosome 5B, WEW_v2.0, whole genome shotgun sequence genomic window carries:
- the LOC119310065 gene encoding BTB/POZ domain-containing protein POB1-like gives MAQGKWRRVVWKHRGKASDDASTGAEVEESVVGESFEFAFDNEAFSDRVLRIEVVGSDGAPRADSRKRRRREEDKSNDEEGIDYSSTVTGTPVLRVNTIHVSSAILAAKSPFFFKLFSNGMKESDQRQATLTIGDSEEKAFMEILIFMYSGKLTPTTEPTLILDMLMVADKFEVISCMKLCSQRLLDLPMTPESAVRCLNMPSSISMAAALKEAAKQFLAERYKELLSTNFQDELMRVPLAGIQAILSRNRLGAASEESVYDFALRWARSRYPNSEVRDKILSTRLLPLVPWVLGMTNDIQIDHPSCIINLTIKREKCSRLVPSGLMRSPSFQCAGRDFFLSACCVTTDQSQFFSLAIKMLEDKGAIRGTVDYEIGAKTRPSLKFVTKYRCTTSTDSMGQDGCCVPWSELMADDNPYFIDDKLHLQIHVKITPLP, from the exons ATGGCGCAGGGTAAGTGGAGGCGAGTTGTATGGAAACATCGCGGCAAGGCCAGCGACGACGCATCAACCGGGGCAGAGGTGGAGGAGTCGGTAGTGGGCGAGAGCTTCGAGTTCGCCTTCGACAACGAGGCCTTCTCGGACAGGGTGCTGCGGATAGAGGTCGTCGGCAGCGACGGCGCTCCCAGGGCCGACAGCCGCAAGCGCCGTCGCCGCGAGGAGGACAAAA GCAATGATGAAGAAGGTATTGACTATTCTAGTACTGTCACGGGCACACCTGTTTTACGAGTCAACACCATACATGTTAGTTCGGCGATTCTTGCTGCAAAAAGTCCTTTTTTCTTCAAG CTTTTCTCAAATGGCATGAAAGAGTCTGATCAGAGGCAAGCAACACTTACAATTGGAGATTCAG AGGAAAAGGCCTTCATGGAGATTTTAATCTTTATGTATAGTGGAAAGTTGACACCAACAACTGAGCCCACTCTTATACTTGATATGCTGATGGTTGCTGACAAATTTGAGGTCATTTCTTGCATGAAGCTTTGCAGTCAGCGGCTGCTAGACCTGCCTATGACCCCAGAATCGGCAGTGAGGTGCCTGAATATGCCAAGTTCCATTTCAATGGCAGCAGCCCTCAAAGAGGCAGCCAAGCAATTCCTTGCAGAAAGGTACAAGGAGCTCCTGTCAACAAA CTTCCAAGATGAACTAATGAGGGTCCCTCTTGCTGGGATTCAGGCCATCTTATCGAGGAATCGCCTTGGAGCTGCATCTGAAGAATCAGTTTATGACTTTGCGCTCAGGTGGGCACGTTCACGGTACCCAAATTCGGAAGTAAGGGACAAGATTTTGAGTACACGTTTACTTCCACTGGTGCCATGGGTGCTCGGGATGACCAATGACATTCAAATTGATCATCCATCTTGTATAATTAACCTCACAATAAAGCGTGAGAAGTGTTCCAGGCTGGTCCCATCAGGATTAATGCGTTCTCCGTCGTTCCAATGCGCGGGGCGTGACTTCTTCCTCTCGGCATGTTGTGTGACGACAGATCAGTCCCAATTTTTTAGCCTCGCCATAAAGATGTTAGAAGACAAGGGGGCAATAAGGGGGACAGTAGATTACGAGATTGGGGCAAAGACAAGACCATCACTGAAGTTTGTCACCAAGTATAGGTGCACCACCTCCACCGATAGTATGGGACAAGATGGTTGTTGCGTTCCTTGGTCGGAGTTAATGGCTGACGACAACCCTTACTTCATCGACGATAAACTCCATCTGCAAATTCACGTGAAGATAACACCACTGCCATAG
- the LOC119311576 gene encoding BTB/POZ domain-containing protein At2g46260-like — translation MAGAGAEEAVVGESFEFAFDKEAFSDKKLRVEVVGSDDAASRKRRREDDKSDEGECVDSSSIVMAAPILRVTTMHINSAILAAKSPFFFKLFSNGMKESDKGQATLRIADSEENAFMELLYFMYSGKLTPTTEPTHLVDILMAADKFEVVSCIKLCGQLLTSLPMTPESAVLCLDLPYSISMAPALAEAAKKFFAERYKDFLSTKLQDELMRIPLAGIVAILSRNDLGVLPEEAVYDFVLRWADSQYPNPEERRKILSSQLLPLVPLVRSSVRTIVLD, via the exons atggcgggggcgggggcggaggaggcggtggtgggcgagAGCTTCGAGTTCGCCTTTGACAAGGAGGCCTTCTCCGACAAGAAGCTGCGGGTCGAGGTCGTCGGCAGCGACGACGCCGCCAGCCGCAAGCGCCGCCGCGAGGACGACAAAA GCGATGAAGGAGAATGTGTCGATTCTTCTTCTATAGTGATGGCTGCACCAATTTTACGAGTCACTACCATGCATATCAATTCGGCGATTCTTGCTGCAAAAAGTCCTTTCTTTTTCAAG CTTTTCTCAAACGGCATGAAAGAGTCTGACAAGGGACAGGCAACACTTCGAATCGCTGATTCAG AGGAAAATGCCTTCATGGAGCTTTTGTACTTTATGTATAGTGGAAAGTTGACTCCAACAACTGAGCCCACTCATCTGGTTGATATCTTGATGGCCGCTGACAAATTTGAGGTCGTTTCTTGCATTAAGCTTTGCGGTCAGTTGCTCACAAGCTTGCCTATGACCCCAGAATCTGCAGTGCTGTGCCTAGATCTACCATATTCCATTTCAATGGCACCTGCCCTGGCAGAGGCAGCCAAGAAATTCTTTGCTGAAAGATACAAGGATTTCTTGTCAACAAA GTTACAAGACGAACTGATGAGGATCCCTCTTGCAGGGATCGTAGCCATCTTATCAAGGAATGACCTCGGGGTTTTACCTGAAGAAGCCGTCTATGACTTTGTGCTCAGGTGGGCTGATTCGCAGTACCCAAATCCAGAAGAAAGACGCAAGATCTTGAGTTCACAGTTACTTCCACTAGTACCACTAGTGCGAAGTAGTGTCAGAACCATTGTACTTGATTAG
- the LOC119311578 gene encoding BTB/POZ domain-containing protein At2g46260-like isoform X1, which yields MASTGAEVDAGFEFAFDNEIFSDKVLRIEVAAGSGDAPGSDAGAASRKRRREGDEGDDEEGIDSSCTVMGTPILQVKTIHVSSVILAAKSSFFLKLFSNGMKESGQTQATVRIADSEENAFMELLGFMYSGKLTPTEPTLLLDILMAADKFEVVSCMKLCGQRLIDLPMNLESAVRCLDLPCCISMAAALQEAAQKFFAESERYKKFPEFQDELMRIPFLGIMAILTRNDLEVASEVAAYDFVIRWACSWYPNSEESRRILSSFLIPTVSIHKANTLLSDFIQSMKSILKQ from the exons ATGGCGTCGACGGGGGCGGAGGTGGACGCGGGCTTTGAGTTCGCCTTCGACAAcgagatcttctccgacaaggtgcTGCGTatagaggtcgccgccggcagcggcGACGCGCCCGGGTCGGACGCCGGCGCCGCCAGCCGCAAGCGCCGCCGCGAGGGGGACGAAG GTGATGATGAAGAAGGTATTGACTCTTCttgtactgtgatgggtacaccgaTATTACAAGTCAAGACCATACATGTCAGTTCGGTGATCCTTGCTGCAAAAAGTTCTTTCTTTTTGAAG CTTTTCTCAAATGGCATGAAAGAATCTGGTCAAACCCAGGCAACAGTTAGAATTGCTGATTCAG AGGAAAATGCCTTCATGGAGCTTTTAGGCTTTATGTATAGTGGAAAGTTGACACCAACTGAGCCCACTCTTTTGCTTGATATCTTGATGGCTGCTGACAAATTTGAGGTTGTTTCTTGCATGAAGCTCTGCGGTCAGCGGCTCATAGACCTTCCTATGAACCTAGAATCGGCAGTGAGGTGCCTAGATCTCCCATGTTGCATTTCAATGGCAGCTGCCCTCCAAGAGGCAGCCCAGAAATTCTTTGCTGAAAGTGAAAGGTACAAGAAATTCCCGGA GTTCCAAGATGAACTAATGAGGATCCCTTTCCTTGGGATTATGGCCATCTTGACAAGGAATGACCTTGAGGTTGCATCTGAAGTAGCCGCCTATGACTTTGTGATCAGGTGGGCCTGTTCATGGTACCCAAATTCAGAGGAAAGTCGCAGGATCTTGAGTTCTTTTTTAATTCCAACAGTGAGTATACACAAGGCCAATACCTTATTGTCAGATTTCATACAAAGCATGAAGAGTATTCTGAAGCAGTAG
- the LOC119311578 gene encoding BTB/POZ domain-containing protein At2g46260-like isoform X2, with amino-acid sequence MASTGAEVDAGFEFAFDNEIFSDKVLRIEVAAGSGDAPGSDAGAASRKRRREGDEGDDEEGIDSSCTVMGTPILQVKTIHVSSVILAAKSSFFLKLFSNGMKESGQTQATVRIADSEENAFMELLGFMYSGKLTPTEPTLLLDILMAADKFEVVSCMKLCGQRLIDLPMNLESAVRCLDLPCCISMAAALQEAAQKFFAESERFQDELMRIPFLGIMAILTRNDLEVASEVAAYDFVIRWACSWYPNSEESRRILSSFLIPTVSIHKANTLLSDFIQSMKSILKQ; translated from the exons ATGGCGTCGACGGGGGCGGAGGTGGACGCGGGCTTTGAGTTCGCCTTCGACAAcgagatcttctccgacaaggtgcTGCGTatagaggtcgccgccggcagcggcGACGCGCCCGGGTCGGACGCCGGCGCCGCCAGCCGCAAGCGCCGCCGCGAGGGGGACGAAG GTGATGATGAAGAAGGTATTGACTCTTCttgtactgtgatgggtacaccgaTATTACAAGTCAAGACCATACATGTCAGTTCGGTGATCCTTGCTGCAAAAAGTTCTTTCTTTTTGAAG CTTTTCTCAAATGGCATGAAAGAATCTGGTCAAACCCAGGCAACAGTTAGAATTGCTGATTCAG AGGAAAATGCCTTCATGGAGCTTTTAGGCTTTATGTATAGTGGAAAGTTGACACCAACTGAGCCCACTCTTTTGCTTGATATCTTGATGGCTGCTGACAAATTTGAGGTTGTTTCTTGCATGAAGCTCTGCGGTCAGCGGCTCATAGACCTTCCTATGAACCTAGAATCGGCAGTGAGGTGCCTAGATCTCCCATGTTGCATTTCAATGGCAGCTGCCCTCCAAGAGGCAGCCCAGAAATTCTTTGCTGAAAGTGAAAG GTTCCAAGATGAACTAATGAGGATCCCTTTCCTTGGGATTATGGCCATCTTGACAAGGAATGACCTTGAGGTTGCATCTGAAGTAGCCGCCTATGACTTTGTGATCAGGTGGGCCTGTTCATGGTACCCAAATTCAGAGGAAAGTCGCAGGATCTTGAGTTCTTTTTTAATTCCAACAGTGAGTATACACAAGGCCAATACCTTATTGTCAGATTTCATACAAAGCATGAAGAGTATTCTGAAGCAGTAG